In a genomic window of Nitrospinota bacterium:
- a CDS encoding helix-turn-helix transcriptional regulator, protein MLTRREPAPNNDISCPVHSAIAIIQGKWTLMILRDLMVGTRRFGELRQSLAGVSPKTLSVRLKELEETGVLTRTVYAEVPPRVEYALTEKGRELEALIAAMGIWGTKWKGDNDIRRAASAAAAAAEQTPAQRNNIVSNSFID, encoded by the coding sequence ATGCTTACAAGACGAGAGCCTGCTCCAAACAACGATATTTCTTGTCCAGTTCATTCCGCAATCGCCATCATTCAAGGGAAATGGACGTTAATGATACTGCGCGACCTGATGGTTGGTACTCGGCGGTTTGGGGAACTGCGCCAATCGCTTGCCGGTGTCAGCCCCAAAACCCTTTCCGTTCGCCTCAAAGAACTGGAAGAGACGGGGGTGCTCACCCGCACCGTCTACGCCGAGGTTCCCCCCCGCGTGGAATACGCCCTCACCGAAAAAGGGCGGGAATTGGAAGCCCTCATAGCCGCCATGGGGATATGGGGGACGAAATGGAAGGGCGATAATGATATCCGCCGCGCCGCTTCGGCCGCCGCCGCCGCCGCGGAACAGACCCCCGCGCAACGGAACAATATCGTCTCCAATTCCTTTATCGATTGA
- a CDS encoding SDR family oxidoreductase, with the protein MRTVLITGTTSGIGYELSEIFAMEGFNLVLVSRNDQKLKAQKENLEKRYGVTVHILAKDLSEPRAPKEVFLDIQGQGIHVDILINNAGFNESGPFHETNIDKELRMLQVHIASLTHLTKLFLPGMLKNHYGKILNLGSTGSFAPCPLDAVYCATKAYVLSFSNALRAELSGTGVTVSTLCPGATKTEFAKKANMENILLFKKFVMEPQEVARIAYRAFMGNRKVIVPGLFNRLLVLSIPFTPSKILERVSICLLKRD; encoded by the coding sequence ATGAGAACGGTTCTTATTACCGGAACTACGAGCGGAATCGGATATGAACTTAGTGAGATTTTTGCGATGGAGGGGTTCAATCTGGTTTTGGTTTCCAGAAATGACCAAAAGCTGAAGGCGCAAAAAGAAAATTTGGAAAAACGTTATGGGGTAACGGTTCACATCCTTGCAAAAGACCTTTCGGAACCCAGAGCGCCGAAAGAAGTCTTTTTGGATATTCAAGGCCAAGGGATTCATGTCGATATTTTGATAAATAATGCCGGATTCAACGAAAGCGGCCCGTTCCACGAAACAAACATTGATAAAGAACTGCGGATGTTACAAGTGCATATTGCATCCCTTACACACCTGACAAAGCTCTTTCTGCCGGGGATGTTGAAAAACCATTACGGCAAGATATTAAATTTGGGTTCAACCGGCTCCTTTGCCCCGTGCCCCCTGGATGCCGTGTATTGCGCGACAAAAGCATACGTCTTAAGCTTCTCAAACGCTCTTAGGGCGGAACTTTCAGGAACAGGGGTGACAGTATCAACATTGTGCCCTGGCGCGACGAAAACGGAATTTGCCAAAAAAGCAAATATGGAAAATATCCTGCTTTTTAAAAAATTCGTGATGGAACCGCAGGAAGTCGCCAGAATCGCTTATCGCGCATTTATGGGAAATAGGAAGGTAATTGTTCCCGGACTATTTAATCGGCTGTTAGTTCTTTCAATTCCATTTACGCCGAGTAAGATTCTGGAGAGGGTATCAATATGTCTTCTTAAGAGGGATTAA
- a CDS encoding ABC transporter ATP-binding protein: MNSGPAVSVTGLSYAYPDGATALRNVHLAVERGERVGIIGANGAGKSTLLLHLNGIIMGNGNIRIHGLPVSNANLKEIRRRVGVVFQNPDDQLFCPTVYDDIAFGPRNMGLDEAEIASRVEESLRRVGLNGAAGKSAFHLSMGQKKRAAIATVLSMGPELLALDEPTGSLDPKGRAQIIALLAGLGGTQIIISHDIDLVRRQCQRAVLLSKGEKVADGPVERILADTRLLEEHGMT, from the coding sequence ATGAACAGCGGGCCGGCGGTCAGCGTTACCGGACTCTCCTACGCCTATCCGGATGGCGCCACGGCGCTGAGAAACGTCCATCTCGCGGTGGAACGCGGCGAACGGGTGGGGATCATCGGCGCGAATGGCGCGGGGAAAAGCACGTTGCTGCTTCACCTCAACGGCATCATCATGGGGAACGGCAATATCCGAATCCACGGCCTGCCGGTGAGCAACGCCAACCTCAAGGAAATCCGCCGCCGCGTCGGCGTCGTTTTTCAAAACCCGGACGACCAGCTTTTTTGTCCCACGGTGTATGACGACATCGCCTTCGGCCCGCGCAACATGGGGTTGGATGAAGCGGAAATAGCATCCCGCGTGGAGGAGAGCCTCCGACGCGTGGGACTCAACGGCGCGGCGGGCAAAAGCGCCTTTCACCTCAGCATGGGGCAGAAAAAAAGGGCCGCCATTGCCACCGTTCTTTCAATGGGGCCGGAACTGTTGGCGCTCGACGAGCCGACCGGCTCGCTTGACCCCAAGGGGCGCGCCCAGATCATTGCGCTGCTGGCCGGGCTGGGGGGAACGCAGATCATCATTTCGCACGACATCGATCTGGTGCGGCGGCAATGCCAGCGTGCCGTGCTGCTCTCCAAGGGGGAAAAAGTGGCCGACGGCCCGGTGGAGCGGATACTGGCCGATACCCGCCTGCTGGAAGAGCATGGCATGACGTGA
- the nikR gene encoding nickel-responsive transcriptional regulator NikR, with product MPELERLSFSIEKPLMEKLEKLIKTSGYGNRSEFIRDMIRGRLVAREWESDHEAVGTVTLVYNHHQRKLGEKLTGIQHHHHHIILAATHIHLDHDMCAEVIIARGAASRIRELADTLRRQKGVFHAELSMSSTGTKLA from the coding sequence ATGCCGGAACTGGAACGGTTGAGCTTTTCCATCGAGAAGCCGCTGATGGAGAAACTGGAAAAACTGATCAAAACCAGCGGCTACGGCAACCGCTCGGAATTCATCCGCGACATGATACGCGGCCGGCTGGTGGCGCGGGAGTGGGAATCGGATCACGAGGCGGTCGGCACGGTGACGCTGGTGTATAACCACCACCAGCGGAAGCTGGGCGAGAAGCTGACGGGAATCCAGCATCATCACCATCACATCATTCTGGCCGCCACCCATATTCATCTGGATCACGATATGTGCGCCGAGGTGATCATCGCGCGTGGAGCGGCGAGCAGGATACGGGAACTGGCGGACACGTTGCGGCGGCAAAAAGGGGTTTTTCACGCCGAGTTGAGCATGAGCTCCACCGGCACAAAATTGGCCTAA
- the cbiQ gene encoding cobalt ECF transporter T component CbiQ: MTARGFERHSYLESPVHRLDARAKIVGLFAAILVCVSTPPDACLAFIGYFAFAIGFLIVSRVPPGYVLKRSLVVIPFAAMTAVFLPFSGDGAFTGGYSFGIGGMHLSRSGLLLFWNAMVKACFGVVCVTLLSATTPFPELLRGLERMKAPRIVTMLIGFTYRYLFVLKEEALRMKRAGDARGYGGRWLWDARVIGEMAGTLFLRGYERGERVYLAMASRGFNWRPPPTDGERFHAADWWFMLAAFTWFAAVRGTL; this comes from the coding sequence ATGACGGCGCGGGGATTTGAACGTCACAGCTATCTTGAAAGCCCGGTTCACCGGCTGGACGCACGGGCCAAGATTGTGGGGTTGTTCGCCGCGATCCTCGTCTGCGTCAGCACCCCGCCGGACGCCTGCTTGGCGTTCATCGGTTACTTCGCTTTCGCCATCGGCTTTTTGATCGTCTCCCGCGTGCCGCCGGGGTATGTGCTGAAACGCTCGCTGGTGGTGATTCCCTTCGCGGCGATGACCGCCGTATTTCTTCCCTTTTCCGGGGACGGCGCGTTCACCGGCGGTTACAGTTTTGGCATCGGCGGCATGCATCTTTCCCGCTCCGGCCTGTTGCTTTTCTGGAACGCGATGGTGAAGGCCTGCTTCGGGGTTGTCTGCGTCACGCTGCTTTCGGCCACCACGCCGTTTCCCGAGTTGTTGCGCGGCCTTGAGCGGATGAAGGCCCCCCGCATCGTCACCATGCTCATCGGTTTCACCTACCGCTACCTTTTCGTCCTGAAAGAAGAGGCGCTCCGGATGAAGCGGGCGGGCGACGCGCGCGGCTACGGCGGGCGGTGGCTTTGGGATGCGCGGGTGATCGGCGAGATGGCCGGCACGCTGTTCCTCCGCGGCTACGAGCGGGGGGAGCGGGTCTACCTGGCGATGGCCTCGCGCGGATTCAACTGGCGGCCGCCGCCAACCGATGGTGAGCGTTTCCACGCCGCCGACTGGTGGTTCATGCTTGCCGCTTTCACGTGGTTCGCCGCGGTGCGGGGAACATTATGA
- a CDS encoding squalene/phytoene synthase family protein, which yields MRKSANHEQICWDILPAVSRSFALCIQKLPKGLDERMMAAYLILRLIDTIEDSAAPLETKRMAFGQFLELLAAPPPVNRQKAAALRDYLLANIDYSYEKVLLENLQSLLEVFHGFAAGEKTAILDCAREMADGMLKFQGKTIDSLKVQEEYCYYVAGIVGYLNSRLFHLAGQIPEMPDEQFMELAKNFGIALQKVNILRDVANDIPHNRNFWPLDLLTAQGLSYQTLCLPENRQKAMKVLDTIVEDALPYLEDALAYTKRLPRSAVRVRVFCLIPLFMAVESYAKCVDNEDIFNGGKTVKISKADVARIVRNSFLLAPCNWALQRWFDGGVRAVRQKLSR from the coding sequence ATGCGCAAATCGGCCAACCACGAACAGATATGCTGGGATATCCTCCCGGCGGTTTCCCGCAGTTTCGCGCTCTGCATCCAAAAGCTCCCCAAGGGGCTGGACGAACGGATGATGGCCGCGTACCTCATCCTGCGGCTGATCGACACCATCGAGGATTCCGCCGCGCCGCTGGAAACCAAACGGATGGCGTTCGGCCAGTTTCTCGAACTGCTGGCCGCCCCGCCGCCCGTGAACCGCCAGAAGGCGGCGGCGCTCCGCGATTACCTGCTGGCGAACATTGATTACAGCTACGAAAAAGTTTTGCTGGAAAACCTGCAAAGCCTGCTGGAGGTTTTTCACGGTTTTGCCGCCGGGGAAAAGACGGCCATCCTCGACTGCGCGCGCGAGATGGCGGATGGGATGTTGAAATTCCAGGGAAAAACCATCGACTCCCTCAAAGTGCAGGAAGAGTACTGCTACTATGTGGCGGGCATCGTCGGCTACCTCAACTCGCGCCTTTTCCACCTCGCCGGCCAAATTCCGGAAATGCCGGACGAACAGTTCATGGAACTTGCCAAAAATTTCGGCATCGCATTGCAGAAGGTGAACATCCTGCGCGACGTGGCGAATGACATACCGCACAACCGCAATTTTTGGCCGCTGGATCTGCTGACGGCACAGGGATTGTCGTACCAAACGCTCTGCCTGCCGGAAAACCGCCAAAAAGCGATGAAAGTGCTGGACACCATTGTGGAAGACGCCCTCCCCTACCTTGAAGACGCGCTGGCATACACCAAGCGGCTCCCCCGCTCCGCCGTCCGCGTGCGCGTGTTCTGCCTCATTCCGCTGTTCATGGCGGTGGAAAGCTACGCCAAGTGCGTGGACAACGAGGACATCTTCAACGGCGGCAAAACGGTGAAAATATCGAAAGCCGACGTGGCCCGCATCGTGCGCAATTCGTTTCTGCTGGCGCCGTGCAACTGGGCGCTGCAACGGTGGTTCGATGGCGGGGTCCGCGCCGTCCGCCAAAAGCTCTCCCGCTGA
- a CDS encoding SDR family oxidoreductase, which yields MKVLVTGATGTVGSEVVKQLSAAGITVRAAVHSPEKRERIKGKGVETVRFDYENPQSIREALKGIEKLFLLTPVAANMVEQVKSVTNEAKSAGIRHIVRQSAFGSQLEETLLQRWHFAAEEAIGASGIPYTILRPNFFMQNYLTYPAVDGAYYLPLGTARVSIVDVRDIAAVAVKALHEKGHEGRIYPITGPEAITAAEAVALIAKASGGHFRYVDTPPEEARKAMLAGGMPEWLTDALLELYAWARGGKMAEVRNTVEQVTGRKPHSFARFSRDYVRRFKGAARAA from the coding sequence ATGAAAGTTCTAGTTACCGGAGCCACCGGAACCGTCGGCTCCGAAGTGGTTAAGCAGCTTTCCGCTGCGGGCATTACCGTTCGCGCGGCCGTCCACTCCCCCGAAAAGAGGGAAAGGATAAAAGGCAAAGGGGTCGAAACGGTACGGTTCGATTACGAAAACCCCCAGTCTATACGCGAAGCCCTCAAGGGGATTGAAAAACTCTTTCTGCTTACGCCGGTCGCCGCGAATATGGTGGAACAGGTCAAATCAGTCACCAACGAGGCGAAGTCGGCCGGGATACGGCATATCGTCCGGCAGTCGGCGTTCGGCTCACAGCTCGAGGAGACTCTCCTCCAGCGCTGGCATTTCGCCGCCGAAGAGGCGATAGGGGCATCGGGGATACCGTACACCATTCTACGCCCCAATTTCTTCATGCAGAATTACCTTACCTATCCGGCCGTGGATGGAGCCTATTATCTGCCGCTGGGTACCGCGCGGGTCAGCATCGTCGATGTGCGCGATATCGCGGCCGTCGCGGTGAAGGCGTTGCATGAAAAAGGGCATGAAGGGCGCATCTACCCGATAACCGGCCCGGAAGCCATCACCGCCGCCGAAGCGGTGGCCCTGATCGCGAAAGCGTCCGGCGGACACTTCAGGTATGTCGATACACCGCCGGAAGAGGCCCGCAAAGCCATGCTGGCCGGTGGAATGCCGGAATGGCTGACCGACGCATTGCTGGAACTCTACGCTTGGGCGCGCGGCGGCAAGATGGCCGAAGTGCGCAATACGGTGGAGCAGGTGACCGGGAGGAAGCCGCACAGCTTCGCCCGTTTCTCCAGGGATTATGTGCGCCGCTTCAAAGGGGCGGCACGGGCCGCCTGA
- a CDS encoding TetR family transcriptional regulator, translating to MVIKQRAISSDEKQERREAILNAAEELLTGDEYHDISIACIARKAGLAKGTIFLYFRTKEELFLQLQIRAYKSWFEDVNRRLETSLRHKTKNTINVFVENIVASIGSHPMMTRLTPILHVILERNIDYKTTLEFKRFLLHEILITGQLIERCLPFLRENDGAEFLLHLQVLLIGLIQLTNPAPIVKQVIETERMEVFQLSFEERLPAMLALLISGMKFARMR from the coding sequence ATGGTCATCAAACAACGCGCAATCAGCAGTGACGAAAAACAGGAAAGGCGGGAGGCTATCCTGAATGCGGCGGAAGAGCTTTTGACCGGAGACGAATATCATGACATCAGCATCGCCTGCATTGCCCGAAAAGCGGGTTTGGCTAAAGGAACAATTTTCCTGTACTTCAGGACAAAAGAGGAATTGTTTCTGCAATTGCAGATCAGGGCGTACAAATCATGGTTTGAGGATGTCAACAGGCGGCTAGAAACTTCATTGCGGCATAAGACTAAAAACACCATCAACGTATTTGTGGAAAACATCGTGGCCTCCATTGGGAGTCACCCCATGATGACCCGGTTGACACCCATCCTTCATGTCATCTTAGAACGAAATATTGACTATAAAACCACATTGGAATTCAAACGCTTTTTACTTCATGAAATCCTTATCACTGGACAGCTAATCGAACGGTGCCTCCCTTTTCTTCGAGAAAACGATGGTGCAGAGTTTTTGCTGCACCTGCAGGTGCTACTTATCGGCCTCATCCAGTTAACCAACCCAGCGCCAATAGTCAAACAAGTCATCGAGACGGAAAGAATGGAGGTATTTCAACTGAGTTTTGAAGAAAGATTGCCGGCAATGCTGGCACTGCTCATCAGCGGAATGAAGTTTGCCCGCATGAGATAA